A window of the Hordeum vulgare subsp. vulgare chromosome 5H, MorexV3_pseudomolecules_assembly, whole genome shotgun sequence genome harbors these coding sequences:
- the LOC123400169 gene encoding uncharacterized protein LOC123400169 gives MECGLKSLGSTSAAASPSLMMACRPFPQPPLLPLPQHFQASQAPAGQPADLRARKSPKKPATGAASAPIVVAAPPPAWTSMDSMYSVSPPPSSVPMPTSLLLAAGAGRKKVPTPCAVQVAGAGGGVDVGATDELRRLLRL, from the coding sequence ATGGAGTGTGGACTGAAATCCCTGGGCAGCACCTCCGCCGCAGCATCTCCttctctgatgatggcttgcaggccgTTCCCGCAGCCGCCGCTCCTGCCGCTGCCGCAGCACTTCCAGGCCTCGCAGGCGCCGGCAGGCCAGCCGGCCGACCTGCGCGCCAGGAAGAGCCCCAAGAAGCCGGCGACCGGGGCGGCATCGGCACCCATCGTGGTAGCGGCGCCGCCGCCGGCGTGGACGTCGATGGACTCGATGTATTCGGTGTCGCCGCCGCCGAGCAGCGTCCCGATGCCGACGTCGCTGCTGCTGGCCGCCGGCGCCGGGCGCAAGAAGGTGCCGACCCCGTGCGCCGTGCAGGTGGCTGGCGCTGGCGGGGGCGTGGACGTCGGCGCCACCGACGAGCTCCGCCGCCTGCTCCGGCTCTAG
- the LOC123400170 gene encoding 3-dehydroquinate synthase, chloroplastic, with amino-acid sequence MAASASSLLAAAASSSSRAAISVRRPRAAPAAAAASVPSSSRSSFTPLRASPARALRSRVVASAAPAMQPPAVSRVSTVVDVDLGDRSYPIYIGPGLLNEPDLLQRHVIGKRVLVVTNTTVAPLYLEKVTWALTHQNPNVSVESVILPDGEKYKDMDTLMKVFDKAVESRLDRRCTFVALGGGVIGDMCGFAASAFLRGVNFIQIPTTLMAQVDSSVGGKTGINHPLGKNLIGAFYQPQCVLIDTETLNTLPDRELASGVAEVVKYGLIRDAPFFEWQEKNMAAILAREPSALTYAIKRSCENKAEVVAQDEKESGLRATLNLGHTFGHAIETGLGYGEWLHGEAVAAGTVMAADMSYRLGWIDESIKKRTFDILDQAKLPVTPPKGMTVEKFRNIMAVDKKVADGLLRLILLKGPLGGCVFTGEYDRKALDETLRAFCDE; translated from the exons CACTCCGCTCCGAGCCTCCCCAGCGAGGGCTCTCAGGAGCCGCGTCGTCGCCAGCGCCGCCCCCGCGATGCAGCCGCCGGCAGTGTCCAGGGTCTCCACGGTGGTCGACGTTGACCTCGGCGACCGGAGCTACCCGATCTACATCGGGCCCGGACTCCTCAACGAGCCCGACCTGCTGCAGAG GCATGTGATCGGGAAGAGGGTTCTGGTGGTGACcaacaccaccgtcgcgccgctctATTTGGAGAAGGTGACCTGGGCGCTCACGCACCAAAATCCTAATGTGTCGGTCGAGAGCGTGATCCTGCCGGACGGCGAGAAGTACAAGGACATG GACACCTTGATGAAGGTTTTTGACAAGGCGGTGGAGTCCCGGCTGGACCGTAGATGCACATTTGTTGCCCTAGGTGGCGGCGTCATTGGAGACATGTGTGGGTTTGCTGCTTCTGCATTCCTCCGTGGTGTCAATTTCATACAGATACCCACTACTCTGATGGCTCAG GTGGATTCGTCTGTTGGAGGGAAGACTGGGATTAACCATCCATTGGGAAAGAACTTAATTGGTGCATTCTACCAGCCGCAGTGCGTACTCATTGACACAGAGACATTGAATACATTGCCCGATAGAGAGCTGGCTTCAGGTGTCGCTGAGGTGGTGAAGTATGGTCTCATAAGAGATGCACCCTTCTTTGAGTGGCAAGAGAAGAATATGGCAGCAATATTAGCCAG AGAACCAAGTGCTCTGACCTATGCTATAAAGAGATCATGTGAAAACAAAGCTGAAGTTGTTGCTCAGGATGAGAAAGAAAGTGGTCTTCGAGCAACACTAAACCTGGGTCATACATTTGGTCAT GCTATAGAAACAGGGCTTGGGTATGGAGAGTGGCTCCACGGGGAAGCTGTTGCCGCTGGAACG GTTATGGCAGCTGACATGTCTTACCGTCTGGGCTGGATAGACGAGTCCATCAAGAAACGGACATTTGACATACTTGATCAAGCCAAGCTTCCTGTGACACCACCAAAGGGCATGACGGTGGAGAAGTTCAGAAACATCATGGCT GTCGACAAGAAGGTCGCGGACGGATTGCTGAGGCTCATCCTTCTGAAAGGACCTCTGGGAGGCTGTGTTTTCACCGGCGAGTACGACAGGAAAGCCCTGGACGAAACTCTCCGCGCGTTCTGCGACGAGTGA